TCTCTTTGTTTATCCCAAATTCCACTTCATTTGTAATCTAAGACAAACTAGTAGATCATAAGTTCTCAGTCTTTGATTATGCTTGTTTGTCCtgaaattcaatcatatgaaGTTTTCGAGATGTAACAAGTAAGTCACGTTTGATTGGCTCctgaaaaataaacaacaaggATTCATTAGATTGTATTTAGagactcttgaaaattgttatcattcaaaacaagATAGACGATGAaggcgtttgaacttaacagaagaatcatctgaagaagaagaagaagaagaagaagaagaggaagaagaggaagaagaagaggaagaagaagaagaggaagaggaagaagaggaagaagaggaagaagaagaggaagaagaggaagaagaggaagaagaagaagaagaagaagaagaagaagaagaagaggaagaagaagaggaagaagaagaagaagaagaggaagaggaagaggaagaggaagaggaagaggaagaagatgaagaagaagaagaggaagaggaagaggaggaagaagaagaagaagaagaggaggaagaggaagaagaagaagaggaagaggaagaggaggaagaagaagaggaagaagaagaggaagaggaggaagaagaagaggaagaagaagaagaagaagaggaagaagaggaagaagaagaggaagaggaggaagaagaggaggaagaagaagaagaagaagaagaagaagaagaagaagaagaagaagaagaggaagaggaagaggaagaggaagaggaagaggaagaagaagaggaagaagaagaagaagaggaagaggaagaagaagaagaagaggaagaagaggacgaggaagaagaagaagaagaagaagaagaagaagaagaagaagaagaagaagaagaagaagaagaagaagaagaaga
This is a stretch of genomic DNA from Lotus japonicus ecotype B-129 chromosome 1, LjGifu_v1.2. It encodes these proteins:
- the LOC130738301 gene encoding uncharacterized protein LOC130738301 — its product is MVPPVRTFLRHHHYSCSNSLSSSSSSSSSSSSSSSSSSSSSSSSSSSSSSSSSSSSSSSSSSSSSSSSSSSSSSSSSSSSSSSSSSSSSSSSSSSSSSSSSSSSSSSSSSSSSSSSSSSSSSSSSSSSSSSSSSSSSSSSSSSSSSSSSSSSSSSSSSSSSSSSSSSSSSSSSSSSSSSSSSSSSSSSSSSSSSSSSSSSSSSSSSSSSSSSSSSSSSSSSSSSSSSSSSSSSSSSSSSSSSDDSSEPIKRDLLVTSRKLHMIEFQDKQA